The DNA segment GACGAGGTGAATAACCACCATGTCACACCTTGTGGTTAATAAATctgaattaatcatttataaatgCGACTAgatttaaatcaaatttgatatttatattttagacTAAACTAAACTTATACAATTACATATAATCAACTTAACCCAAATCTAATCTAATCCATGAAAACTTTTACAAGCTGCCAAGGCAgctttaaaatatattttcatatccaAGAAAGCAAAGCTCTAAAATCCTTAAAGATTGACTCAAATTGTCCATTGCTGAACACTTTGTTTAGATTGTAGTATATGTAGCCCTGCAGGTGCCCTCACAATTGGCTGgcatcaactttttctttttcgacCTTTAACATATATGGGGTACTAAACTAATTAATATTTGTTAGAAGATTAATGTATTGAAAACTTGAGTATCCCATAAGATACAAAGAAATGGGGTTAAATTAGAGAGATCCCTTTTTGATCATTTGCTTGAAATAGTCAAAATTCACATGTGCTTTTCTCTTTAGATTGCGCCATAAACAAGGCTTACCTTTGATTGGTCTAAAAGAATAATTTATGAATGAATCCAGTCTTATCTGGCAATTCCATGTCTTCATTATAGACAAGGAAAACATGTGAAATTGGACAAATCCCTCAGCTATTTCAGTAGCTTAATATAGTCTTATCAATTATACACATACCCTCCATTAATCTTGAGTTCATCACACATCATCTTCACTCTATACTTTTCTTCACATCTTTCAAACCTAAGCAGAGGATTGGAAACTGGAAAGTGCTTTTTTATACTTATGTTAtagctttttttttcctttaattatgattttgctacTTTTCTATACTTATATGGTTTGACAtatctctttatttttataatatctttaattagtttaaattgcTTGTTAAACTGTTAAAATTGAATTGgtgatttaagaaaaataaatttatgtcaGCATTTTAACTTGAATAATTAGGAATggcaaaatttaaaacttttttgatGGATTCTGTTAAAATGGAACAGATATTTTTTAAAGTGGATGTGGGGTAGAGTGAAATTTTTCATTTGAACAGTGGATATGAAGTGGTTATGGTAATTGATTGCCTTAATCCACTGTATAAAACTATCattttattcttctatttataaactattaaaaggataaaattgtaataatataatatagaaaaaattcatatattttatatttaattttatttttgaaaatttatgtttaaatatttaatttcctttaaaaagattgaaaatattaaagataagtaacaaaattcaaattgaaGCAGAACAAGATGGGGCAAGGACGGATACATTCAACATCCATGAAGGTAATAGTGATTTTCAAGATTATATATCCATAATAAAGTGGGACGGACGGTAGAACGAAGTGTGCCAATTGTGGAGAGAtaatgaatttaacaacattCGTATCCGTCCTAATTGATGTCTATTCCTGAGaataatgttataaaaataaaggatcaaattgtgccaaattaaatctcaaatttaaacataataaaagGACCAAAATTAGAATTTGGCCTATTTTCTTATCTTTTATTTCCGTATAAGGCGTAAACTTTGGACCACTTTTTTGAGCTTTTAGCGAGAACAGAAAACATGATTCGAGTGGATTTTGAAAAGCCCTGAGAACTTGTAATATTTTGTGTTTCCATGAAATAAAGCAGGTTGtgaaattgatttcaaaatattttcaatGCTGTCGGTAGAATAAAACATGTGGCTAATTTAAACCCCTTAAAGGAGGATTTAATGAGTTGAACCAAATAAGTGGGTCATTCCATTTCATCTCAGTCAACACCAAAACCCCATCTCTATTCAATTTCTGACCCTGTTTTCAACTTTTAATAAAAAACCCCAACTGCAACAATCCCCAGCcacacgatttcatcataccattTTATATGGGTGAAAAGATTCTAATATCATATTGGGTGTTTGTCACAAGTTTTGTGTATGTCAATAATAAATGTATTAAGAGCAATCATAGAGGAACTTATGGccaattattttcttaaatattttgaCCCATATAATTGAAGGATGGTAGAATCAAAATATTCAGGCTGCCGTCTCAAGCTGGGGGGTCTAGGAGAAACAGTGTGGAAACCGGCACCGACTGAAACAAATTATGTAGGGTTTAGACCCGGACAAAATCTTTCTCAATCTTTGGGTTGCATTCAATGTTTTTATACATACAAATGTCTGTTTTTGGACAAGAGTTCAATGCTTGAGCCAAACAAGTAGAGTGGCGGCATCCCCTGTCAACAGCTTCTGTTTGTATTATAATGAATACCCATCATTAAGTACCAAAATTTAGGCTCGAATAACTAAACATGTGGCTAGTTTGGTTGGATTTTCAGTCCATTAATACCATGCCAGTTTCATAGCACAGTTGAATTTCCTTATTAATCAAAACAATGCGTTGGAACCAACAGCTATGTTGAACAAACAACAAATAAATGCCTCTTTGGCCGCCGATCAATATATTGTATTTTTCCCCATGTCTTGTTTCGTGCTAAGTTTGAAATACAAATGggtttaagttttaaggtttgatagaataaaatcaaagaattaataaattagtgataaattatgttttagtcacttaaattcaaaagttatttaagttattgggcTGTTGAAACCGTTGCTATATAGTTTTATCTCTGCTGTAGTTcagtttttttcatgaaatatatTTAAGCATCATAAATttgcaaatcaaaattcaaataactttctttttcaatcttcAACATTGACTGTCAAATAAACTTAGATCtaagttatatttttttactcgTTGATGGGAATTGATTCATTGTATCGACATCAAATCATCTCTTGAAACATGCTTGTTAAACTTAAAAGAACACTTGATAAtccaataattattttataactttttgaagttgaattactaaaatgtaaatttactaataatttaatgatgttAAGTGCAATTTACCCATACATTTAAAAAGGGAAGGGGGGGCTGTTGCTAGGAAATTGGTTGATCATAGCCTCTCTTGTATGGGGCCAATTCAATTGATTGTTTGGAattcttccttttatttttttgtcaaatcacaaTAATATGCAACAACAGAACAAAAACATTCTTTTTGCATTTAATTTAAATCATGTGGTCATTAGAgattaaaaaaatcatcaaagGGTAGAATTCATCCCCATATTTAtaaacattattttcaaaaaaaaaaatggtgtaAACCTCCATCCCCCTTTTCCTCAGTATCCTATAAAGATAAAGTAGGTTTCTTGGAAGCCACTCTAGAGGGTACTAAATTGATGATATAAATACATCTTCTAGGACTAAGCCTGTTACATTGAACGAATCCTTCAAATTCAAGTCATCTTTTATTGTGGCTTCAATTGTTTAATTCTTTGAATTCTTTTGGTTCATATTTTTCTTCTTGTACGTACATAGTGGTTGTGGTTATATTAATATTGCTCTGATTCCCTCTGTTCTGTTGACAAATTCTTTGCCTTTAGACTAATTCAATATATCTTCCATAACAATCATTTTCAACTGGAAAAGTTGGCAAAGATGACAAAATGTTCAATGGAGCAGGAGCTAGGATGTGGTCTAATGGGGGGAGTTTTTCAACGTTGGAGCAACTGGTCGAAAAAATCATCGGTGCCGGCACTGTCCGGAAAAGGGATGAACAAGGTTTCAAAAGAGCCGGTTACTGATAAGTCTAAGAAGCTTTCAAACAATGATGATTCCAGGAGGAGACGTAGTACCAGCACTGTGGAGCCTGTCCTCCCGGATTCATCCAACTTGGCTAAGCCTTTACCGGAACAGGATCAGAAACCGGTAAGGAAGTCCGAGTTGTTGTCACCGCGAAACTCGGTTTCGTATTCTCACCCTGTGAAAGACAGTAGGAGACGTGCAAATACCGGCAGAAGCTCGACGTCGTCCTCGTCTGGCTCAACACATCACTCCAAGGAGCTTGCTAAGGTAACCATTAGTGATCAACAGCAATCAAACAATAGCAAAGCTCTTATTCGAGCAACTTCGAGTAATATAATGCTAGTAGGCCAGTTGGGAAACTTAAGACAGCTTGGAGCTGGGAGTGCTGTAGGGAACAATGGTTCCAATGCAACAATCGAAGCTTTGGATAAACTACCAAGAAAAAACAGCCTTGGTAAACTTGGTGGTTCAGTGATGGGCAATATTATAAGGCAACCTAGTGATGAGTTTAAACAGCTTCACGGTCTAACAGGTAGACTGGATCCTGAAACACTGAAGAACAAGGGAAATGAGGCATACAAGCAAGGAAGGTTTGAAGAGGCATTGGCTTTATACGAACGAGCAATCTCTCTCGATTCTAAACAGGCGACATATCGGTGTAATAAAAGCGCTGCCTTGTTAGGTTTAGGCCGTCTTATGGAGGCTATTGCTGAGTGCAAAGAAGCTATCCAGCTTGATCCTGCTTATTGCAGAGCTCATCACCGTTTGGCAACAATTTATTTCAGGTAGTATTCAATCATAGTGTAAAACTTTATATGATCAACCACAGAAAGGAAAATCTAAAATTGGCATTGCTTGCAATGCAGATTGGGAGAACCAGAACATGCATTATATCATTACAAACATGCCGGAAATCATGCAGACTCTAATCACATATCTGAAGCTCAAACTCTAATCCGTCGTCTCAAAAGATGCTCCGACGCACGAAAATCACACGGATGGAACACTTTACTCAAGGAGACTGAATGTGTTATAACCTCAGGAGTCGATTCTGCACCCGAGGtctaattttttacaatttatatacgTCGAGTTTTATCGTATGCTGTATGTAGTTGTTTATGGTCATATGTTGTTCTTTGTGATCTATTCCAGGTCTATGCTTTACAAACAGAGGCCTTGTTGAAGATCAACAAGCATCAACAGGCTTGTATAACTTACAACAAAGGACCAAAATTTGCCATTGAATCTTGTATTAATTTCTTTGGCCTGACTGTTAGTGCTTATCTTTTAATGATCAAAGCACTGGTAAACATGGTTTCTGGCAGGTTAGTCGAAGAACTCTAGATGACTATTTATGTAAAGCATGTGGACtgtctattttatacatatgcATGCACCCAGATTATTGTAGTTCAATAATTAATTGTAGACTTGATGGGATGACAATAGGCTAGATGAGGCTGTATCAGCAGCTCAGCATGCGGCTAGACTCGATCCAGGCAACAAGGAAATAAGCCTAGTGGTAAAGAGGACTAGAGCAGTATCGTCAGCTCGACTGAGCGGTAACTTGCTCTTCAAGGCATCAAAATTTGTAGAGGCTTGCATCGTATATGGTGAAGGACTCGAATACGATTCATACAATCCAGTTTTGCTATGCAACAGAGCAGCTTGCAGATCAAAGTTAGGCCAATTTGAAAAAGCCATTGAAGATTGCACAGCTGCTCTCAATGTTCAACCATCTTATAGCAAGGCAAGGCTAAGGAGAGCTGATTGTAATTCCAAGGTAAATAATTCACACTTCATAATCAAAGGGCCTAATCATGAGccacataattattcattattgTTTCTTCATCTTTTCAGCTTGAAAGATGGGAAACTGCAATCCAAGATTATGAGATGTTGATAAGGGAAACCCCTGGAGATGAGGAGGTGGCTCGAGCTTTGTTCGAGGCTAAGGTCCAACTCAAAAAGCAGCATGGTGAAGACATTGAGGACTTGAAGTTTGGGTCAAATCTAGTTTTGGTCTCTAGCAACGAGCGTTTCAGGCACTTTGTAACCTCAGCTGGTAAGTAGCCATAGCTTCAGGTACTTTGTAACCTCACCTTGTAAGTAGCTCATTGGTAAATCTAATTACATAAATCTTTTTATTCAAATGACAGGGATGACTGTGGTGCTTTTCTGtaacaaaacaaaacacaagCAAGTAGTGCAAATAATGGAACAAGTGTGCAAGAGATTCCCATCTATCAACTTCCTCAAGGTGGAGATAGAAGATCATCCTTACTTAGCTAAGTCAGAGGCATTAACCTGCATTCCAGCTTTCAAGATATACAAGAATGGATCAAGGGTTAAAGAAGTTCCAGGCAATGACCCTGAATTGCTAGAAAGATCAGTCAAATTGTACAGCAGTTGAGGACAGAATTAAACAACATCATGGAGCAAGTGCAAAGAGAAGATATGCAGGGAGATTTGTCACCTCTTTTTTCACAAAGAAAGAGAGCCAGGTTCAACAAGAGAGAGAAATTTTAATGATGGGGCTAATCCTAATAAAATATGCTAATGGTGGGGCTAATCTTAATCATGTCTGCTCAGTCACTTTACCAGCATTAGACTCATACATGTCTAAAAAGCTGTGAGAAATTTGAGTGGCAACTTGAGATTTAAATATGTAAAAgggagatttttatttttttattattttatttttcttcttttactgttttaaaggaaagaaacaaagaGTTGCGTATATTGCATTTATAAAAatgaaaccaaaaaagaaaaaattagtaagtgtgaggataaaaaagaaaatttggtttGTTTCTTTTAGCAGAAAGATTGCATAATGGAAAGGTCATGATTAGTGCCAGTATTGGAAATGCCAAAAGAATGTCCAGAAAGGAACTGTatgctattatttttattttcagtttttctACTATACACAGGTTAACACTTTTCTTTCTCCCTCCCaatttttcagtaattttttattttcagcaaatagtttatttttataaaaattaaaagaatttaatcCTTATCAATTTGATATCAATGtgacattaaaattttcaattattcgtatataattttaatttatatgataataAATTTAGCACTTTATATTTATACATTCTATGTAAATGTTAACAGAATGTATATATGTTGCAGGTTAAGTCAAATTCCATTAGTCTTATACTATGCTAAGtggtaaatttatttaatattctataatttgatcattttaattattataatttctaaattttagtCCATACTCaaataataacaattaaattcattaacTAAAAAGAAAATGCCCTTTTGTGAGTATTATATGAAAATAGCAAGGTGACATGGTATTATACATGTAATAAAATGTTTATCGCATAAGATTTTAGAAATAATAGATATTAACAAATTTAATGATTATTGTTTTtgtcaagattaaaatttcaaatttaaaaagtataggaactaaaaTAACTTCATTAAGGTAATAAATTAAACTCACAACTTATGTAAGGTATAATACCATAATTTGGTCTTTATTTATATAGTTAAAGTTGGTCGCTTGTTGGTCTACAAAGGGTTTGTCAttttttttgttggttttttAAGGAACGTCTGCTAACTAATGCGGAGCAATGTAAGAGAGGTCTCTCGGAAGATCCTTCATGCAAGACATGTGGGAGTGTCGATGAATCCTGTCTTCACGTTTTTAGGGATTATTGTCATGCACGAGTGGTGTGGAAGCAAATTATCCCGTCGAGGGTTTTGCCTCAATTCTTGTCCTACCCCTTGATGGATTGGCTTTCGGCTAATCTGAGGAACGAATTCAGCTTAATCTTTTAGGATGTAGATTGGCAGTCCTTATTTGGTATTGTATGCTGGAAGATTTGGAAACAAAAGAATTTTGCAGTTCTTCAAGGTGATCCCTTTTTAATGttgaaaatgttatttagtcttcATGGTATTGCACAAGATCTATTAAGCAAAGGCCAAGTAATTTTGGTGGCTCCTCCAGGAATCATATCATGATTCAAGTATGAAATCCACCACCTCTTGGTTCTTTTAAGCTGAATGTTGATGAAGCTCGCATTTTGTCCTCAGGATTGGCTTTTTCGATAGCAGTAACAAGAGACGAGTATGGTAGATGGATGTGAGAGATAGGATGTAACATTGGAAGATGTAGCGTAGAGAAAACAAAactttgagctatttatgatatCCTTCGGGTGGCTTGGGATGCTAATTGGGATAGATTTATCGTTGAGACTGATTGTGCTCTAGCCATCAAGGAGATTCATGAAGGCATCAAATGTCAATCGAACAGAAATTTGATTTTAAGAATTCAATAACTATGCAAATGTGATTGACATGTGAAAATTAAGTAGATATCAAAGGATGCAAAATTTGTTCATCATTTTCCGGTGGAATTGATGAAGAAATTACCCATTGGCCCCAAAATGTTTCATGCATCTCCTTCAAGGATTGCGGACCATATACGATTAGATAGATAACTCTTGATGTCTAGTCTTGTCGATACTAATATTATTTTGTAATTGATACTCTTTCATATTTTTGTCACAAA comes from the Gossypium hirsutum isolate 1008001.06 chromosome A06, Gossypium_hirsutum_v2.1, whole genome shotgun sequence genome and includes:
- the LOC107962447 gene encoding TPR repeat-containing thioredoxin TTL1 codes for the protein MTKCSMEQELGCGLMGGVFQRWSNWSKKSSVPALSGKGMNKVSKEPVTDKSKKLSNNDDSRRRRSTSTVEPVLPDSSNLAKPLPEQDQKPVRKSELLSPRNSVSYSHPVKDSRRRANTGRSSTSSSSGSTHHSKELAKVTISDQQQSNNSKALIRATSSNIMLVGQLGNLRQLGAGSAVGNNGSNATIEALDKLPRKNSLGKLGGSVMGNIIRQPSDEFKQLHGLTGRLDPETLKNKGNEAYKQGRFEEALALYERAISLDSKQATYRCNKSAALLGLGRLMEAIAECKEAIQLDPAYCRAHHRLATIYFRLGEPEHALYHYKHAGNHADSNHISEAQTLIRRLKRCSDARKSHGWNTLLKETECVITSGVDSAPEVYALQTEALLKINKHQQACITYNKGPKFAIESCINFFGLTVSAYLLMIKALVNMVSGRLDEAVSAAQHAARLDPGNKEISLVVKRTRAVSSARLSGNLLFKASKFVEACIVYGEGLEYDSYNPVLLCNRAACRSKLGQFEKAIEDCTAALNVQPSYSKARLRRADCNSKLERWETAIQDYEMLIRETPGDEEVARALFEAKVQLKKQHGEDIEDLKFGSNLVLVSSNERFRHFVTSAGMTVVLFCNKTKHKQVVQIMEQVCKRFPSINFLKVEIEDHPYLAKSEALTCIPAFKIYKNGSRVKEVPGNDPELLERSVKLYSS